A part of Schistosoma mansoni strain Puerto Rico chromosome W, complete genome genomic DNA contains:
- a CDS encoding putative alpha(1,3)fucosyltransferase — RKTLIFDFSRAYQSTASTININLWNKSKNKQQFSDINHSWTFRLTVAYKPCYHFRFTSGIVTRRKFVFCIWTMTSNRWNIIVIRTSDKYYDSDETRELSTHHLRVYDGKQLEKDKPKSNSMIELELARLRITQLEKEIELEKLRCHENEGNFEECTGSENIGFRANLNYLIQYCDGEAKAAILHCAILEPQIGYHQALKPLEETFGRKHMEPTRWFEEIFPGNESILFDSRTNELRFSPNTYRTIEIIVLKLPTHVQQKWLKTAYKVIRGGCEPLFTDLTAFAKQQADMANTRKGLLVNRDSNSDNRDIGVLKGRISPDYSAATISYTSSSDDNAHLRSLSCVGVLR, encoded by the exons CGAAAAACATTGATCTTCGACTTCTCTAGGGCATATCAGAGTACCGCAAGTACCATAAATATCAATCTATGGAATAAATCGAAGAATAAGCA ACAATTCTCTGACATAAATCATTCTTGGACTTTTAGGTTGACAGTTGCTTACAAACCATGCTACCATTTTAGATTTACCAGTGGCATAGTTACGAGAAGGAAGTTTGTATTTTGTATCTGGACCATGACTAGCAACAGATGGAACATAATTGTGATACG GACTTCTGATAAGTACTACGATTCCGATGAGACTCGAGAGTTATCAACTCATCATCTGAGAGTTTATGAtgggaaacaactggaaaaggaCAAACCTAAATCTAATAGTATGATAGAATTAGAGTTAGCTAGATTACGTATAACTCAGttagaaaaggaaattgagCTAGAAAAGTTACGCTGCCATGAAAATGAGGG AAATTTCGAAGAATGCACCGGAAGTGAGAATATTGGATTTAGAGCTAATCTAAATTACTTGATTCAATATTGTGACGGCGAAGCAAAAGCCGCCATTCTTCATTGTGCTATACTGGAACCACAGATTGGCTATCATCAAGCTCTAAAGCCTTTAGAAGAAACCTTTGGTCGAAAACAC ATGGAACCAACCAGATGGTTTGAGGAAATATTCCCGGGAAATGAAAGTATACTGTTTGACTCTCGGACAAATGAATTACGTTTCTCACCTAACACCTAcagaactattgaaattattgttCTGAAATTACCGACTCATGTTCAACAAAAGTGGCTAAAGACAGCTTATAAGGTTATCAGAGGAGGTTGTGAGCCTTTGTTTACCGATCTTACTGCGTTTGCAAAGCAACAAGCCGATATGGCTAATACTCGAAAAGGATTACTCGTCAACCGTGATAGTAATAGTGACAATAGGGATATCGGGGTTTTAAAGGGGAGAATTAGTCCAGATTACAGTGCAGCAACGATATCTTATACGAGCAGTAGTGACGACAATGCCCACTTACGTAGTTTATCCTGTGTTGGAGTGCTCAGGTGA